Proteins encoded together in one Triticum dicoccoides isolate Atlit2015 ecotype Zavitan chromosome 7B, WEW_v2.0, whole genome shotgun sequence window:
- the LOC119335694 gene encoding F-box protein At4g22280-like gives MFRSKSERHGSTGDRISALPDDLLHHVMSFLTPWEIVQTCLLSRRWRNVWVSARCLSIDSDQFSTLRQLKKFLDNLLLDRGYTALHTFWLRINFGIFYPDSIDDYCQIRPWVCHALRSNVQVLGIVHHGEILTIGNAFTSSYLKRLHLRNFDVDDWFVEKLFSGCPKLEELELICCFVNIIKFSSTKLQRLTVTTTDDRSISCLGFEDMVIDMPKLVSLDIKEVPDRNLYFVDVSSLETASVCIDESSFASSQVDCNVLSALSNVTSLRSLSLTVRHNVAIKVLERDVLRCATFNSLTTLSLGEWCLGSGCSSLLHLLQRSPKIQKLILHLTDVGASQCDHPEQHAVVVGDPTCSETQRPFNCENLKKIEINCPLGDKRIHVIVRILYENINSPTEINITSH, from the exons ATGTTCAGGTCCAAGAGCGAGAGGCATGGCAGCACCGGTGACAGGATCAGCGCCCTCCCTGACGACCTGCTCCACCACGTCATGTCCTTCCTGACGCCGTGGGAGATTGTTCAGACATGCTTGCTCTCAAGGCGGTGGCGAAATGTCTGGGTATCTGCAAGGTGCCTCAGCATCGACTCGGACCAGTTCAGCACCTTGAGGCAGCTCAAGAAGTTTCTTGACAATTTGCTTTTGGACCGCGGGTACACAGCGCTCCACACGTTCTGGCTCCGCATCAACTTTGGCATATTTTATCCCGATTCTATAGATGATTATTGTCAAATCCGTCCGTGGGTCTGCCATGCCCTTAGGAGCAACGTCCAGGTTTTAGGTatagtccaccatggagaaattctTACCATTGGAAATGCCTTCACCTCGTCGTATCTCAAGAGGTTACACCTACGCAATTTTGACGTTGATGACTGGTTTGTCGAGAAGCTGTTTTCTGGATGCCCTAAGTTGGAAGAGTTAGAGCTGATATGCTGTTTCGTTAACATCATCAAGTTTTCCTCTACCAAACTTCAGAGATTGACTGTTACCACTACTGATGATCGTTCAATATCTTGCTTGGGCTTTGAAGATATGGTAATAGATATGCCAAAGTTAGTTTCCTTAGACATAAAGGAGGTTCCTGATAGAAATCTGTATTTCGTGGATGTGTCATCGTTGGAAACTGCCTCAGTTTGCATTGATGAATCCTCTTTCGCAAGTTCTCAAGTCGACTGCAATGTTCTCAGTGCTCTTTCAAACGTCACCAGCTTGAGGTCACTGTCTCTAACTGTCCGTCACAAC GTGGCAATAAAGGTATTGGAAAGGGATGTGCTAAGGTGTGCTACATTCAACAGCCTGACAACTCTATCGCTTGGTGAATGGTGCTTGGGCTCTGGCTGCAGTTCGTTACTTCACTTGCTTCAACGATCGCCTAAAATACAGAAACTTATCCTGCATCTTACAGAT GTTGGTGCTTCTCAGTGTGATCACCCTGAGCAACATGCTGTCGTAGTAGGAGATCCAACCTGCAGTGAAACACAAAGACCATTCAATTGTGAGAATCTTAAGAAAATCGAAATCAACTGCCCACTAGGTGATAAGAGAATCCACGTCATTGTGAGGATCTTGTATGAGAACATTAACTCTCCGACAGAAATTAATATCACGAGCCATTAG